One segment of Dolichospermum sp. DET69 DNA contains the following:
- a CDS encoding Uma2 family endonuclease: MTFSPPLISQSDPPLPPWENLPTMYDLPSENPEEKGLPDEFHFLQPLLLYLTFQPLNWSPELIFSAADMNLYYDLQHPLWYKRSDWFGVVGGSRLYHGQDLRLSYVTWQEPVNPFVVVELLSPGTEDEDLGNTKTAKGKPPTKWEVYESILRIPYYIVFSRYTNELRAFHLVGGHYEPMNLTTGRLPMPELELSLGLWQGSFRGISKLWLRWFTLAGELIPEPSEEAITAIEEAAAAVEEAAVATKRAIVAEQEVIEAKRKMEILAEKLRQLGVNPDESDDDL, translated from the coding sequence ATGACTTTCTCCCCTCCGTTGATTTCTCAATCAGATCCTCCCCTTCCTCCTTGGGAAAATCTGCCGACAATGTATGATTTACCTAGTGAAAATCCAGAGGAAAAAGGTTTGCCAGACGAATTTCATTTTTTACAACCTTTACTTTTATATCTGACCTTTCAACCTCTAAATTGGAGTCCAGAACTCATTTTTAGTGCTGCTGATATGAATCTTTATTATGATCTTCAGCATCCTTTATGGTATAAACGTTCAGATTGGTTTGGTGTTGTTGGAGGATCAAGATTATATCATGGTCAAGATTTGCGTTTAAGTTATGTGACTTGGCAAGAACCAGTAAATCCTTTTGTGGTAGTAGAATTATTATCTCCTGGTACAGAAGATGAAGATTTAGGAAACACAAAAACTGCTAAAGGTAAACCTCCTACAAAATGGGAAGTTTATGAAAGTATTTTGCGAATTCCCTATTATATTGTTTTTAGTCGCTATACCAATGAACTCCGCGCATTTCATTTAGTTGGTGGTCATTATGAACCAATGAATTTGACTACAGGGCGATTACCAATGCCTGAATTAGAGTTAAGTTTAGGATTATGGCAAGGTTCATTTCGAGGTATTTCTAAATTGTGGTTAAGGTGGTTTACTCTCGCAGGAGAATTAATTCCTGAACCGAGTGAAGAAGCTATTACTGCAATTGAAGAAGCTGCTGCTGCCGTTGAAGAAGCTGCTGTGGCAACAAAACGAGCTATTGTAGCTGAACAAGAAGTGATTGAAGCAAAACGGAAAATGGAAATATTAGCTGAAAAGTTACGTCAATTAGGTGTTAATCCTGATGAATCTGATGATGATTTATAG
- the rimM gene encoding ribosome maturation factor RimM — MNHEDAKKKQGSKEPGVGGKVKNSPVPNLDDWLEIGKIVSPQGLTGELRVYPNTDFPERFEEPGKRWLLRPGETELQSVELLNGRYIENKNLYVIKLKGVCDRFQAENMRDCRFFVPVSDRPKLAKGEFHVIDLLGLQVFMQSSGELVGTVVDILPSGHDLLEVQFDPAFVTNNEELTTDKAQKTVLIPFVMEIVPIVDLETRRVEITPPPGLLSVNN; from the coding sequence ATGAACCACGAAGACGCGAAAAAGAAGCAGGGGAGCAAAGAACCGGGAGTAGGGGGAAAAGTTAAAAACTCTCCAGTCCCCAATCTTGATGATTGGTTGGAAATTGGGAAGATTGTCTCACCCCAAGGTTTAACTGGGGAGTTGCGGGTTTATCCTAATACTGACTTTCCTGAACGCTTTGAAGAACCGGGAAAACGCTGGTTATTACGTCCAGGGGAAACGGAACTTCAATCTGTGGAGTTATTAAATGGGCGGTATATTGAGAATAAGAATCTTTATGTGATTAAATTGAAAGGAGTATGCGATCGCTTTCAAGCTGAAAATATGCGTGATTGTCGGTTTTTTGTGCCTGTTAGCGATCGCCCAAAATTAGCAAAAGGTGAATTTCATGTGATAGATTTGCTAGGGTTACAAGTCTTCATGCAATCATCTGGGGAATTAGTGGGAACGGTGGTAGATATATTACCGTCAGGTCATGATTTATTAGAAGTTCAATTTGATCCTGCTTTTGTGACTAATAATGAAGAACTGACAACTGATAAAGCCCAAAAAACAGTTTTAATTCCTTTTGTGATGGAAATTGTGCCTATTGTTGATTTAGAAACCCGTCGAGTAGAAATTACTCCTCCCCCCGGTTTATTGTCAGTTAATAATTAG
- a CDS encoding calcium-binding protein — MIGGAGNDSYYVDNSGDIITENLNEGTDKVFSPVNYTLSSNLENLTLQGTSAINGTGNALNNLIIGNTADNILIGGAGTDTIIGGAGNDSYYVDNSGDIITENLNEGTDKVFSPVNYTLSSNLENLTLQGTSAINGTGNALNNLIIGNTADNILIGGAGTDTMIGGGGNDSYYVDNSGDIITENLNEGTDKVFSPVNYTLSSNLENLTLQGTSAINGTGNALNNLIIGNTADNILIGGAGTDTMIGGAGNDSYYVDNSGDIITENLNEGTDKVFSPVNYTLSSNLENLTLQGTSAINGTGNALNNLIIGNTAANILTGGVGNDTIYLGLNDGSVDIVNYALNVNDGSDLVYQFVRGVGGDKIQFTGVANIDVVTSGANTMLRIGDGIMSNTGFGTGQLLVTLSGITGFTATDINVNLFGSVGTNFLFS; from the coding sequence ATGATTGGTGGTGCTGGTAATGATTCCTACTATGTTGATAATTCCGGTGATATTATCACAGAAAATCTGAATGAAGGAACTGATAAAGTTTTCAGTCCAGTTAATTACACCTTAAGTAGTAACCTAGAAAATCTAACTTTACAAGGCACATCTGCTATTAATGGGACTGGTAACGCCCTAAATAATCTCATTATAGGTAACACTGCTGATAATATTCTCATAGGCGGAGCAGGTACAGATACCATAATTGGTGGTGCTGGTAATGATTCCTACTATGTTGATAATTCCGGTGATATTATCACAGAAAATCTGAATGAAGGAACTGATAAAGTTTTCAGTCCAGTTAATTACACCTTAAGTAGTAACCTAGAAAATCTAACTTTACAAGGCACATCTGCTATTAATGGGACTGGTAACGCCCTAAATAATCTCATTATAGGTAACACTGCTGATAATATTCTCATAGGCGGAGCAGGTACAGATACCATGATTGGTGGGGGTGGTAATGATTCCTACTATGTTGATAATTCCGGTGATATTATCACAGAAAATCTGAATGAAGGAACTGATAAAGTTTTCAGTCCAGTTAATTACACCTTAAGTAGTAACCTAGAAAATCTAACTTTACAAGGCACATCTGCTATTAATGGGACTGGTAACGCCCTAAATAATCTCATTATAGGTAACACTGCTGATAATATTCTCATAGGCGGAGCAGGTACAGATACCATGATTGGTGGTGCTGGTAATGATTCCTACTATGTTGATAATTCCGGTGATATTATCACAGAAAATCTGAATGAAGGAACTGATAAAGTTTTCAGTCCAGTTAATTACACCTTAAGTAGTAACCTAGAAAATCTAACTTTACAAGGCACATCTGCTATTAATGGGACTGGTAACGCCCTAAATAATCTCATTATAGGTAACACTGCTGCTAATATTCTCACAGGTGGTGTAGGTAATGATACGATCTATTTAGGTTTAAACGATGGTTCTGTAGATATTGTTAATTATGCTTTAAATGTAAATGATGGGTCAGATTTGGTTTATCAGTTTGTGCGCGGTGTTGGTGGTGATAAAATTCAGTTTACAGGGGTTGCTAATATTGATGTTGTAACATCAGGTGCTAATACTATGCTACGCATTGGTGATGGTATTATGAGTAATACTGGTTTTGGAACTGGTCAGTTATTAGTTACTTTATCAGGTATAACTGGCTTTACTGCTACTGATATTAATGTCAACCTGTTTGGTAGTGTTGGTACTAACTTCTTGTTTAGTTAA
- a CDS encoding valine--pyruvate transaminase: protein MKPALTKIGAQMSNLTGVRAIMKDINETLRASKGQELYNLSAGNPLILLEVEQLWRDCTADLLASSEYGEVVCRYGSSQGYAPLINAIVNDFNQRYGLNLTERNILITAGSQTIYFYAANAFGGDMGNGEFKEIVLPLSPDYTGYGGVCLFPEALVAYKPTLDIDATAHRFKYRPDFNQLSITEKTGCVIFSRPCNPTGNVLTNDEVNKITDLASPYNVPVLIDSAYAPPFPALNFTEMTPVFGENILHCMSLSKAGLPGERIGVAIGDENLIQVLECFQTNVGIHSSRYGQAIAARAIESGTLANIAENVIRPFYQKKFDVLESTLEAAMPKNIPWFLHRGEGAIFGWLWLQDLPMTDWEFYQELKKVGVILVPGSSFFPGLKEDWEHKHQCLRISLTGSDQEITVGMQRLAKVAERIYRSTAVSV, encoded by the coding sequence ATAAAACCTGCCCTTACTAAAATTGGCGCTCAAATGTCCAACTTGACTGGCGTAAGAGCGATTATGAAAGATATTAACGAAACCCTCAGAGCTAGTAAGGGACAGGAATTATATAATTTAAGTGCTGGCAATCCGTTGATTTTACTAGAGGTAGAACAGTTATGGCGCGATTGTACGGCAGATTTATTAGCTAGTTCTGAATATGGTGAAGTTGTTTGTCGTTATGGTTCTAGTCAAGGTTATGCACCATTAATTAACGCAATTGTCAATGATTTTAACCAGCGTTATGGGTTAAATTTAACTGAACGTAACATTTTAATTACTGCGGGTAGTCAAACTATCTATTTCTACGCTGCTAATGCTTTTGGTGGCGATATGGGTAATGGCGAGTTTAAAGAAATTGTCCTGCCTTTAAGCCCAGACTATACTGGTTATGGTGGTGTTTGTCTATTTCCAGAAGCGTTAGTTGCATATAAACCTACTCTGGATATTGATGCAACTGCACACAGATTTAAATATCGTCCTGATTTTAACCAACTTTCCATTACAGAAAAAACAGGTTGCGTGATTTTCTCCCGTCCTTGTAATCCTACAGGTAATGTTTTAACTAATGATGAGGTGAACAAAATCACTGATTTAGCTTCACCTTATAACGTACCTGTATTGATTGATTCCGCTTATGCACCTCCTTTCCCGGCGTTGAATTTTACAGAAATGACTCCAGTATTTGGGGAAAATATTCTCCATTGTATGAGTTTATCAAAAGCGGGATTGCCTGGAGAACGGATTGGGGTAGCAATTGGAGATGAAAACCTGATTCAAGTTTTGGAATGTTTCCAAACTAATGTGGGAATTCATTCTTCTCGATATGGTCAAGCGATCGCTGCTCGCGCGATAGAATCAGGGACATTAGCAAATATTGCCGAAAATGTGATTCGTCCTTTCTATCAGAAAAAGTTTGATGTCTTAGAAAGTACCCTAGAAGCAGCTATGCCTAAGAATATACCTTGGTTTTTACATCGCGGTGAAGGGGCGATTTTTGGCTGGTTGTGGTTGCAAGATTTACCCATGACTGATTGGGAATTTTACCAGGAATTAAAGAAAGTGGGTGTAATTCTTGTCCCTGGTAGTAGTTTCTTCCCTGGTTTAAAGGAGGACTGGGAACACAAACACCAATGTCTGCGAATTAGTTTAACTGGTAGTGACCAGGAAATTACTGTTGGTATGCAGCGTTTGGCTAAGGTTGCTGAACGGATTTATCGAAGTACGGCTGTAAGTGTGTAA
- a CDS encoding S-(hydroxymethyl)glutathione dehydrogenase/class III alcohol dehydrogenase, with protein MKVKAAVAYSAGKPLTIETVELAPPQAGEVLIEIKASGVCHTDAFTLSGNDPEGLFPAILGHEGAGIVVEVGANVKSLKPGDHVIPLYTPECRQCDYCLSFKTNLCQAIRGTQGRGLMPDGTSRFRIGGDMIHHYMGTSTFANYTVLPEIAVAKIREDAPFDKVCYIGCGVTTGIGAVIYTAKVEAGANVVVFGLGGIGLNVIQGARMVGANKIIGVDINPNKRALAEKMGMTHFVNPQEVAGDLVPYLVDLTKGGADYSFECIGNVNTMRQALECCHKGWGVSVIIGVAGAGKEISTRPFQLVTGRVWKGSAFGGARGRTDVPKIVDWYMDGKINIDDLITHVMPIERINDAFDLMHKGESIRTVVTF; from the coding sequence ATGAAAGTTAAAGCAGCAGTAGCGTACAGCGCAGGTAAACCTCTCACGATTGAAACCGTAGAATTAGCACCCCCACAAGCCGGAGAAGTATTAATTGAGATTAAAGCCAGTGGGGTTTGTCATACTGATGCTTTTACTCTTTCTGGTAATGATCCTGAAGGTTTATTTCCGGCTATTTTAGGACATGAAGGGGCGGGTATAGTTGTCGAAGTGGGGGCTAATGTCAAAAGTCTCAAACCTGGAGATCATGTAATTCCTTTATACACGCCTGAATGTCGGCAGTGTGATTATTGCTTAAGCTTCAAAACTAATCTCTGTCAAGCCATTCGCGGTACACAAGGACGGGGGTTGATGCCCGATGGTACGAGCCGTTTTAGGATCGGTGGTGACATGATTCACCATTATATGGGTACATCCACTTTCGCTAATTATACGGTATTGCCAGAAATCGCCGTTGCTAAAATTCGGGAAGATGCGCCCTTTGACAAAGTTTGTTATATCGGTTGTGGTGTGACTACAGGTATTGGTGCAGTCATTTACACAGCCAAGGTAGAAGCAGGCGCAAATGTGGTAGTTTTTGGTTTGGGGGGAATAGGATTAAATGTGATCCAAGGGGCGCGAATGGTGGGCGCAAATAAGATTATTGGAGTAGATATTAATCCTAATAAACGGGCTTTGGCTGAAAAAATGGGGATGACACATTTTGTAAATCCCCAAGAAGTTGCAGGTGATTTAGTTCCCTATTTAGTAGATTTAACAAAAGGTGGTGCTGACTATTCGTTTGAATGTATTGGTAATGTCAATACCATGCGTCAGGCTTTGGAATGTTGTCATAAAGGTTGGGGTGTAAGTGTGATTATTGGTGTGGCTGGTGCGGGTAAAGAAATCAGCACTCGTCCGTTTCAATTAGTCACAGGAAGGGTTTGGAAAGGTTCGGCTTTTGGTGGTGCAAGAGGACGGACAGATGTACCAAAAATTGTAGATTGGTATATGGATGGGAAAATTAATATTGACGATTTAATTACTCATGTAATGCCGATTGAAAGGATTAATGATGCTTTTGATTTGATGCACAAAGGGGAATCTATTCGGACTGTGGTCACGTTTTAG
- a CDS encoding dienelactone hydrolase family protein — translation MQIVKRNIDLRVDDSLMRVYVASPKPAGKYPGIVFYSDIYQLGDAIIRLVNYLASFGYVVVAPEIFHRIEPVGSVIEPNDIGRMRGNDDARRTLISEYDADTRAVIDFLKNDSSVIAEKIGTVGFCIGGHLAVRTAFESEIAAAVCCYPTGIPSGKLGKGVAETIQRFEEIKGEMLLIFGTEDPHISEQDRHTIINALENAKVHHQFFAYEAEHTFMRDDGYRYDAVAATSAWSQIIAFLERKFRR, via the coding sequence ATGCAAATCGTTAAACGCAATATTGATTTAAGAGTTGATGATAGTTTAATGCGGGTTTATGTTGCTTCTCCTAAACCAGCAGGTAAATATCCAGGAATTGTTTTTTATAGTGATATCTATCAATTAGGTGATGCCATAATTCGGTTAGTTAATTATTTAGCTAGTTTTGGTTATGTGGTTGTAGCACCAGAGATTTTTCACCGCATTGAACCTGTGGGTTCTGTAATTGAACCGAATGATATTGGCAGAATGCGCGGTAATGATGATGCCCGAAGAACCTTAATTTCTGAATATGATGCTGATACTCGTGCAGTAATTGATTTTCTCAAAAATGATAGTTCAGTTATTGCTGAGAAAATCGGAACTGTGGGTTTTTGTATTGGTGGACATTTGGCTGTTCGCACTGCTTTTGAAAGTGAAATTGCTGCGGCTGTTTGTTGTTATCCTACTGGGATTCCTAGCGGTAAATTAGGTAAAGGTGTAGCAGAGACTATTCAAAGATTTGAGGAAATTAAGGGAGAAATGTTGTTAATTTTTGGAACTGAAGATCCACATATTTCTGAACAGGATAGACATACTATAATTAATGCTTTAGAAAATGCTAAAGTCCATCATCAATTTTTCGCTTATGAAGCAGAACATACTTTTATGAGAGATGATGGTTATCGTTATGATGCTGTTGCAGCTACCTCTGCTTGGTCACAAATTATTGCTTTTTTAGAACGGAAATTTAGAAGATAA